A genomic segment from bacterium encodes:
- a CDS encoding C40 family peptidase, whose translation MENLTVAIPVADMRQDADHRSQRVSQALYGHSVRSIEDNSEFVRCESADGYNGWIGHSYLVTAPQATNNVCVVTSLFAVFDRTDSGGRLTLPYGALIVSAGGELFHDLDGSEFALVFGRVNIDEPIPLSRAIEEARSLLSVPYLWGGSSTFGYDCSGFTQAVYRRAGIRLPRDSKDQSQFGREVTLDESLVGDLIFFPGHVAIHLGDKDILHASRLRGVVAIESLEAGHRHFRSDLDGKITTIRRAP comes from the coding sequence GTGGAAAATCTCACAGTCGCCATTCCAGTCGCTGACATGCGCCAAGACGCCGATCACCGCTCCCAACGTGTGTCACAGGCTCTCTATGGGCATTCAGTAAGGTCAATCGAAGATAACAGCGAGTTTGTCCGTTGCGAGTCTGCTGATGGCTACAACGGCTGGATTGGGCATTCCTACCTTGTGACAGCGCCTCAGGCCACCAACAACGTCTGCGTGGTCACATCACTATTCGCCGTATTTGATCGCACAGACAGCGGAGGTAGACTAACCTTGCCGTACGGAGCACTTATCGTCTCGGCCGGAGGAGAGCTCTTCCACGACCTCGATGGATCCGAATTCGCGCTTGTATTCGGCCGTGTCAATATTGATGAGCCAATCCCATTGAGCCGTGCAATTGAAGAAGCCCGGTCGCTGCTGTCCGTGCCATACTTATGGGGCGGATCTTCAACCTTTGGCTATGATTGCTCCGGTTTCACCCAAGCTGTCTATCGTCGCGCCGGGATACGACTTCCAAGAGACAGCAAAGACCAATCGCAATTCGGCAGGGAAGTCACACTCGATGAATCGCTCGTCGGTGATTTGATTTTCTTTCCCGGTCATGTCGCGATACACTTGGGCGACAAAGATATTCTCCATGCGTCGCGACTCCGTGGCGTGGTAGCCATCGAATCGCTTGAAGCCGGACATCGACACTTCCGCAGCGATCTCGACGGCAAAATCACCACAATCAGGAGAGCGCCCTGA
- a CDS encoding N-acetylmuramoyl-L-alanine amidase, giving the protein MLRTMIAILTILLACSVSAMAQDIPKIEVIYPTPNQRITAVDSTFIFGNVTPGSELTINKTPVTVHPNGAFLAFLPIKSGKFAFALEAKLRNQKTLKEIPLEVPEPYIVPESLAIVKGYMSPSSDVTLMEGDLWSTGFRGTPGLHGYFLVSTKKTLVPMTESPPVPQSYWAQAVFGEGDFPDSLLVKGSYNGNLQLDNTHIGDTAEITYYLCRKPLRLWDSRDRQFPRQLDSCKCTVRRNDARVTVWPKSKVVVGELTDSTQTLRVGPRKGYFSVFQPRGLRVRVTGFANNHYRARLVENQDVWVSDSSIRLLPEGSRIPSGEFALIRTRRVDDGVTITFTPGAQLPFDVDYDPLRHQLVLDVFNCTSSIDWIRYDATDSMIAAIDFEQLQVGVVRLKIDLNETLWGYNCSYDGNQFILKLNRRPQLSNTLRGIKIVVDPGHSPDPGASGPTGYKEKDANLAIALQLKELLEKEEATVFMTRSGDTPLPLYERPVLAQGFDADIFISIHNNAVPDGVNPLANNGTSTFYYHPQSQELATLVHRRMVPATELNDYGLYHGNFAVIRPTEYLSILVECAFMMIPEQEMALQTEEFRGKIARAICDGVLDFVEKESERSRENR; this is encoded by the coding sequence TTGCTTAGGACCATGATTGCGATATTGACTATTCTTCTCGCCTGTTCTGTTTCTGCAATGGCACAGGATATACCGAAGATCGAAGTTATCTATCCAACACCGAATCAGCGCATCACTGCTGTTGATTCGACGTTCATCTTTGGCAATGTCACTCCCGGTTCGGAGTTGACCATCAACAAGACTCCAGTTACGGTGCATCCCAACGGCGCATTTCTGGCGTTTCTTCCGATCAAGTCAGGCAAATTCGCATTTGCTCTCGAAGCAAAACTCAGAAATCAGAAGACACTTAAGGAAATTCCTCTCGAAGTTCCTGAACCCTACATCGTCCCCGAATCGCTCGCTATTGTGAAAGGATACATGTCGCCATCCTCGGATGTCACACTCATGGAGGGCGATCTCTGGTCTACCGGTTTTCGCGGGACACCCGGACTACACGGATACTTTTTGGTCTCTACTAAAAAGACGCTGGTGCCAATGACCGAATCCCCACCCGTGCCTCAGAGTTACTGGGCACAAGCAGTGTTTGGGGAAGGCGACTTTCCCGACTCTCTTCTTGTCAAGGGAAGCTACAACGGCAATTTGCAATTGGACAATACGCACATCGGTGACACTGCCGAAATCACGTACTATCTCTGCCGCAAACCGCTGCGCCTCTGGGATTCCCGTGACCGCCAATTCCCACGCCAGCTTGATAGCTGCAAATGCACTGTACGAAGAAACGACGCTCGCGTCACTGTCTGGCCAAAAAGCAAAGTTGTCGTCGGCGAGCTGACAGACTCGACTCAGACGTTACGCGTTGGTCCTCGCAAGGGTTACTTCTCAGTATTCCAGCCACGGGGCTTGCGCGTGAGAGTCACCGGATTTGCAAACAATCATTATCGTGCCCGCCTCGTTGAAAATCAGGATGTCTGGGTTTCCGACAGCAGTATCAGATTGCTCCCCGAAGGCTCTCGCATTCCCAGCGGCGAATTTGCACTCATTCGCACACGTCGCGTCGATGACGGCGTGACCATCACGTTCACCCCCGGCGCTCAACTGCCGTTTGATGTCGACTACGATCCACTGCGACATCAGCTTGTTCTCGACGTCTTCAATTGCACCTCCTCTATCGATTGGATTCGCTACGACGCCACCGACAGTATGATCGCGGCTATCGATTTTGAACAACTGCAGGTCGGTGTGGTGCGGCTCAAGATTGATCTCAACGAAACACTATGGGGCTACAACTGCAGTTATGACGGCAACCAGTTTATCCTCAAACTCAATCGCCGGCCGCAGCTCTCAAACACGTTGCGTGGTATCAAGATCGTCGTCGATCCCGGCCACTCTCCCGATCCCGGCGCAAGCGGTCCGACTGGCTACAAGGAAAAAGATGCCAATCTTGCCATCGCTCTTCAGCTCAAGGAACTACTCGAGAAGGAAGAGGCTACCGTTTTCATGACCCGCTCCGGCGACACGCCGCTTCCGCTTTACGAGCGGCCCGTGTTGGCGCAAGGCTTCGACGCCGATATCTTCATCTCCATCCACAACAACGCGGTTCCAGATGGCGTTAATCCACTTGCCAACAATGGCACATCAACATTCTACTACCATCCGCAGTCTCAGGAATTGGCGACATTGGTACATCGTCGCATGGTTCCGGCAACTGAACTCAATGACTACGGACTCTATCACGGCAACTTCGCGGTTATTCGACCAACTGAGTATCTCTCGATCTTGGTCGAGTGT
- a CDS encoding LD-carboxypeptidase has translation MLLAKRLNRESNLKIIFPASSLRSGKGMTRYYNHGVSLLEKYFQLEGSRLIDSDVNGFAGTDDARAQEINDAFRNPKIHGLIAGRGGYGSLRLLNLIDFDLIKQHPKPLIGFSDLTILQTAVYAKTGLVSFSGPMLATMDAAGRDALLPLLCSDTSSRELIPANNREDVQVINPGSAEGILMGGNLYSLVQLFATGFMPRFENVILFFEDVNETVDHLDSFLSHLKLAGQLYGVLGVVIGDTDWHETSPLTSKKKHDALFRERIKTIFRREIPVITGVRYGHCDKSITIPVGAKARLDTESRSLTLLQEVTVG, from the coding sequence ATGCTGCTCGCCAAGCGACTTAATCGCGAAAGCAACCTCAAGATTATCTTTCCCGCCAGCTCACTCAGGAGCGGTAAGGGAATGACGCGCTATTACAATCACGGAGTCTCACTTTTGGAAAAGTACTTCCAGCTTGAAGGCTCCCGCCTGATAGATTCCGATGTCAATGGCTTTGCCGGCACAGATGATGCACGCGCACAAGAAATCAATGACGCATTTCGAAATCCGAAGATTCACGGCCTCATCGCTGGTCGCGGCGGTTATGGTTCATTGCGCCTGCTCAATCTCATCGACTTCGATCTGATCAAACAGCATCCCAAGCCGTTGATTGGCTTTTCCGATTTGACAATTCTCCAAACTGCCGTCTATGCCAAGACCGGTCTCGTGAGCTTCTCCGGACCCATGTTGGCAACAATGGACGCAGCCGGTCGCGACGCGCTATTGCCGTTGCTCTGCTCCGATACTTCAAGCCGCGAGTTGATACCCGCCAACAATCGGGAAGATGTGCAGGTGATTAATCCGGGTTCCGCCGAAGGGATTCTTATGGGCGGAAACCTATATTCCTTAGTGCAGTTGTTCGCTACGGGATTCATGCCGCGATTCGAAAACGTGATTCTCTTCTTCGAGGATGTCAACGAAACGGTCGACCACCTCGACAGCTTCCTTTCGCACCTCAAGCTTGCTGGACAACTCTACGGCGTTCTTGGTGTCGTGATCGGTGACACGGACTGGCACGAAACTTCACCGCTTACATCGAAAAAGAAGCACGATGCCCTTTTCCGCGAACGCATCAAGACAATCTTCCGTCGCGAGATCCCGGTCATCACCGGCGTTCGCTATGGACATTGCGACAAGTCAATCACGATTCCCGTAGGCGCCAAAGCACGCCTTGATACCGAGTCGCGCTCGTTAACCCTCCTGCAGGAGGTCACCGTTGGCTGA